One genomic window of Peromyscus maniculatus bairdii isolate BWxNUB_F1_BW_parent chromosome 2, HU_Pman_BW_mat_3.1, whole genome shotgun sequence includes the following:
- the Ttll10 gene encoding inactive polyglycylase TTLL10 isoform X7, protein MFKRISCPLYRGVISCRSFYLTSRHRGHTHRGRDGLGRRKLTRQRRAAKMALHPQVGRPHGHHRDGSEPQAEATAQDMGRHPSPGRVGPAVCPIRGLRSQAARRPRRGIGTTSSSRVPRSGALMPATRSRTRFIHCRGQPPRTHVSSKRPKRSRIRRCHPRVPGWTHEKRMGSSVEEGLRPELSRLDQDADLLEEEEAARLPVTSLEGLFLEGDKQPNSGQGPFFYIGGTNGASIISNYCESKGWQRTQDSRCEDYKLKWCEIKCRDNYCSFREGQQLLFQLPNNKLLTTKIGLLSALREHARTLSKARLLPSTQAKVLKMEEFFPETYRLDIRDERQAFFTLFDETQIWICKPTASNQGKGIFLIRSQEEVAALQAKTQSIEDDPIYRKMPFRAPQARVVQRYVQNPLLLDGKKFDVRSYLLIACAMPYMVFFGHGYARLTLSLYDPHSSDLSGHLTNQFMQKKSPLYMLLKESTVWSMEHLNRYINDKFRKTKGLPRDWVFTTFTKRMQQIMAHCFLAVKSKLECKLGYFDLIGCDFLIDENFKVWLLEMNSNPALHTNCEVLKEVIPGVVMETLDLALETCQKSLHSQKMLPLLSQRRFVLLYNGETTDLWPRLGGSRSLARLPPPPPPRPTCEVASSALSSKAAGTRLGSPPWGRPKKSTRRNRGALATGAPSRHKHPDPLLTAVPSPGPIKATL, encoded by the exons CAGACACAGAGGCCACACTCATCGAGGCCGGGACGGTCTTGGCCGAAGAAAACTCACCCGGCAGAGACGGGCTGCAAAGATGGCCTTGCACCCACAGGTCGGAAGACCTCATGGCCATCACAGAGATGGAAGTGAGCCACAAGCTGAAGCCACAGCCCAGGACATGGGGAGGCATCCTTCCCCAGGCAGGGTGGGACCAGCTGTCTGCCCCATCCGAGGGCTGAGATCTCAGGCTGCTCGAAGACCCCGAAGGGGTATAGGGACAACATCTTCCTCAAGGGTTCCTCGCTCTGGTGCCCTCATGCCTGCAACACGCAGCCGGACAAGGTTTATCCACTGCCGGGGTCAGCCCCCTCGGACCCATGTCAGCTCCAAGAGACCCAAACGATCCAGGATCCGTCGATGCCACCCTCGGGTGCCAG GCTGGACCCATGAGAAACGGATGGGGAGCAGTGTCGAGGAGGGGCTCCGGCCTGAGCTAAGTCGGCTGGACCAAGATGCAG ACCTCCTAGAGGAAGAAGAAGCTGCCAGACTACCTGTGACCTCCCTGGAGGGGCTCTTTCTGGAAGGGGACAAGCAGCCCAATTCTGGTCAGGGCCCTTTCTTTTACATCGGAGGCACCAATGGAGCATCGAT AATCAGCAACTACTGTGAGAGCAAGGGCTGGCAACGCACTCAGGACAGTCGCTGTGAGGACTACAAGCTAAAGTGGTGTGAGATCAAGTGCAGGGACAACTACTGCAGCTTCCGGGAAG GCCAGCAGTTGCTGTTCCAGCTCCCCAACAATAAGCTGCTCACTACCAAGATCGGGTTGCTCAGTGCCCTGCGGGAGCATGCACGAACTTTGAGTAAAGCCAGACTGCTGCCCAGTACCCAAGCCAA GGTCCTGAAAATGGAAGAGTTTTTTCCAGAGACCTATCGGCTGGACATCAGGGATGAGAGACAGGCTTTCTTCACTCTATTTGATG AAACCCAGATATGGATCTGCAAGCCCACGGCCTCCAACCAGGGAAAGGGCATCTTTCTGATCAGGAGCCAGGAGGAGGTTGCTGCCCTGCAGGCCAAGACCCAGAGCATTGAGGACGACCCCATCTACCGCAAGATGCCCTTCCGTGCACCTCAGGCGCGGGTGGTGCAGAG ATATGTCCAGAACCCACTGCTGCTAGATGGGAAGAAGTTTGATGTGCGCTCCTACCTGCTCATTGCCTGTGCCATGCCCTACATGGTCTTTTTTGGCCATGGCTATGCCCGCCTCACCCTCAGCCTGTATGACCCTCATTCCAGTGACCTCAGTGGTCACTTGACAAATCAG TTCATGCAGAAGAAGAGTCCTCTGTATATGCTGCTGAAAGAGAGCACTGTGTGGAGCATGGAGCACCTCAACCGATACATCAATGACAAGTTTAGGAAGACCAAGGGCCTCCCCAGAGATTGGGTCTTCACCACCTTCACG AAGCGGATGCAGCAGATCATGGcccactgcttcctggctgtcaaGTCCAAGCTGGAGTGCAAGCTGGGTTACTTTGATCTCATTGGCTGTGATTTCCTGATTGATGAGAACTTCAAG GTGTGGCTGCTGGAGATGAACTCCAACCCTGCCCTACATACCAACTGTGAAGTCCTGAAGGAGGTGATCCCTGGAGTGGTTATGGAGACCTTGG ATCTAGCTCTTGAGACCTGCCAAAAGAGCTTGCATAGTCAGAAGATGCTGCCCCTGCTGTCACAGCGTCGCTTTGTGCTCCTTTACAATGGCGAGACCACGGACCTGTGGCCGCGCTTGGGGGGCTCACGCTCCCTTGCCCGCCTgcctccgccgccgcctcccCGGCCCACCTGTGAGGTCGCATCCTCTGCGCTGTCCTCA AAGGCAGCAGGGACGCGGTTGGGGAGCCCTCCCTGGGGCCGCCCGAAGAAGAGCACGAGGAGGAACAGAGGAGCGCTAGCCACCGGGGCTCCTAGCCGCCACAAGCATCCAGACCCCCTGCTCACGGCCGTGCCCTCTCCGGGACCTATAAAAGCTACTTTGTGA
- the Ttll10 gene encoding inactive polyglycylase TTLL10 isoform X8, whose protein sequence is MFKRISCPLYRGVISCRSFYLTSRHRGHTHRGRDGLGRRKLTRQRRAAKMALHPQVGRPHGHHRDGSEPQAEATAQDMGRHPSPGRVGPAVCPIRGLRSQAARRPRRGIGTTSSSRVPRSGALMPATRSRTRFIHCRGQPPRTHVSSKRPKRSRIRRCHPRVPDLLEEEEAARLPVTSLEGLFLEGDKQPNSGQGPFFYIGGTNGASIISNYCESKGWQRTQDSRCEDYKLKWCEIKCRDNYCSFREGQQLLFQLPNNKLLTTKIGLLSALREHARTLSKARLLPSTQAKVLKMEEFFPETYRLDIRDERQAFFTLFDETQIWICKPTASNQGKGIFLIRSQEEVAALQAKTQSIEDDPIYRKMPFRAPQARVVQRYVQNPLLLDGKKFDVRSYLLIACAMPYMVFFGHGYARLTLSLYDPHSSDLSGHLTNQFMQKKSPLYMLLKESTVWSMEHLNRYINDKFRKTKGLPRDWVFTTFTKRMQQIMAHCFLAVKSKLECKLGYFDLIGCDFLIDENFKVWLLEMNSNPALHTNCEVLKEVIPGVVMETLDLALETCQKSLHSQKMLPLLSQRRFVLLYNGETTDLWPRLGGSRSLARLPPPPPPRPTCEVASSALSSVRAAADRPGARKPVPSRDAPLCTFRKSRLPDSSGGSGAESEPSLCSGSPEGSRDAVGEPSLGPPEEEHEEEQRSASHRGS, encoded by the exons CAGACACAGAGGCCACACTCATCGAGGCCGGGACGGTCTTGGCCGAAGAAAACTCACCCGGCAGAGACGGGCTGCAAAGATGGCCTTGCACCCACAGGTCGGAAGACCTCATGGCCATCACAGAGATGGAAGTGAGCCACAAGCTGAAGCCACAGCCCAGGACATGGGGAGGCATCCTTCCCCAGGCAGGGTGGGACCAGCTGTCTGCCCCATCCGAGGGCTGAGATCTCAGGCTGCTCGAAGACCCCGAAGGGGTATAGGGACAACATCTTCCTCAAGGGTTCCTCGCTCTGGTGCCCTCATGCCTGCAACACGCAGCCGGACAAGGTTTATCCACTGCCGGGGTCAGCCCCCTCGGACCCATGTCAGCTCCAAGAGACCCAAACGATCCAGGATCCGTCGATGCCACCCTCGGGTGCCAG ACCTCCTAGAGGAAGAAGAAGCTGCCAGACTACCTGTGACCTCCCTGGAGGGGCTCTTTCTGGAAGGGGACAAGCAGCCCAATTCTGGTCAGGGCCCTTTCTTTTACATCGGAGGCACCAATGGAGCATCGAT AATCAGCAACTACTGTGAGAGCAAGGGCTGGCAACGCACTCAGGACAGTCGCTGTGAGGACTACAAGCTAAAGTGGTGTGAGATCAAGTGCAGGGACAACTACTGCAGCTTCCGGGAAG GCCAGCAGTTGCTGTTCCAGCTCCCCAACAATAAGCTGCTCACTACCAAGATCGGGTTGCTCAGTGCCCTGCGGGAGCATGCACGAACTTTGAGTAAAGCCAGACTGCTGCCCAGTACCCAAGCCAA GGTCCTGAAAATGGAAGAGTTTTTTCCAGAGACCTATCGGCTGGACATCAGGGATGAGAGACAGGCTTTCTTCACTCTATTTGATG AAACCCAGATATGGATCTGCAAGCCCACGGCCTCCAACCAGGGAAAGGGCATCTTTCTGATCAGGAGCCAGGAGGAGGTTGCTGCCCTGCAGGCCAAGACCCAGAGCATTGAGGACGACCCCATCTACCGCAAGATGCCCTTCCGTGCACCTCAGGCGCGGGTGGTGCAGAG ATATGTCCAGAACCCACTGCTGCTAGATGGGAAGAAGTTTGATGTGCGCTCCTACCTGCTCATTGCCTGTGCCATGCCCTACATGGTCTTTTTTGGCCATGGCTATGCCCGCCTCACCCTCAGCCTGTATGACCCTCATTCCAGTGACCTCAGTGGTCACTTGACAAATCAG TTCATGCAGAAGAAGAGTCCTCTGTATATGCTGCTGAAAGAGAGCACTGTGTGGAGCATGGAGCACCTCAACCGATACATCAATGACAAGTTTAGGAAGACCAAGGGCCTCCCCAGAGATTGGGTCTTCACCACCTTCACG AAGCGGATGCAGCAGATCATGGcccactgcttcctggctgtcaaGTCCAAGCTGGAGTGCAAGCTGGGTTACTTTGATCTCATTGGCTGTGATTTCCTGATTGATGAGAACTTCAAG GTGTGGCTGCTGGAGATGAACTCCAACCCTGCCCTACATACCAACTGTGAAGTCCTGAAGGAGGTGATCCCTGGAGTGGTTATGGAGACCTTGG ATCTAGCTCTTGAGACCTGCCAAAAGAGCTTGCATAGTCAGAAGATGCTGCCCCTGCTGTCACAGCGTCGCTTTGTGCTCCTTTACAATGGCGAGACCACGGACCTGTGGCCGCGCTTGGGGGGCTCACGCTCCCTTGCCCGCCTgcctccgccgccgcctcccCGGCCCACCTGTGAGGTCGCATCCTCTGCGCTGTCCTCAGTACGTGCCGCTGCAGACCGGCCTGGCGCACGCAAGCCGGTGCCTTCCAGGGACGCTCCCTTATGCACCTTCCGCAAATCGCGGCTGCCTGACTCCAGCGGAGGATCCGGAGCGGAGtctgagccctctctctgttctgggtCCCCAGAAGGCAGCAGGGACGCGGTTGGGGAGCCCTCCCTGGGGCCGCCCGAAGAAGAGCACGAGGAGGAACAGAGGAGCGCTAGCCACCGGGGCTCCTAG
- the Ttll10 gene encoding inactive polyglycylase TTLL10 isoform X1 has protein sequence MFKRISCPLYRGVISCRSFYLTSRHRGHTHRGRDGLGRRKLTRQRRAAKMALHPQVGRPHGHHRDGSEPQAEATAQDMGRHPSPGRVGPAVCPIRGLRSQAARRPRRGIGTTSSSRVPRSGALMPATRSRTRFIHCRGQPPRTHVSSKRPKRSRIRRCHPRVPGWTHEKRMGSSVEEGLRPELSRLDQDADLLEEEEAARLPVTSLEGLFLEGDKQPNSGQGPFFYIGGTNGASIISNYCESKGWQRTQDSRCEDYKLKWCEIKCRDNYCSFREGQQLLFQLPNNKLLTTKIGLLSALREHARTLSKARLLPSTQAKVLKMEEFFPETYRLDIRDERQAFFTLFDETQIWICKPTASNQGKGIFLIRSQEEVAALQAKTQSIEDDPIYRKMPFRAPQARVVQRYVQNPLLLDGKKFDVRSYLLIACAMPYMVFFGHGYARLTLSLYDPHSSDLSGHLTNQFMQKKSPLYMLLKESTVWSMEHLNRYINDKFRKTKGLPRDWVFTTFTKRMQQIMAHCFLAVKSKLECKLGYFDLIGCDFLIDENFKVLSWEDEVWLLEMNSNPALHTNCEVLKEVIPGVVMETLDLALETCQKSLHSQKMLPLLSQRRFVLLYNGETTDLWPRLGGSRSLARLPPPPPPRPTCEVASSALSSVRAAADRPGARKPVPSRDAPLCTFRKSRLPDSSGGSGAESEPSLCSGSPEGSRDAVGEPSLGPPEEEHEEEQRSASHRGS, from the exons CAGACACAGAGGCCACACTCATCGAGGCCGGGACGGTCTTGGCCGAAGAAAACTCACCCGGCAGAGACGGGCTGCAAAGATGGCCTTGCACCCACAGGTCGGAAGACCTCATGGCCATCACAGAGATGGAAGTGAGCCACAAGCTGAAGCCACAGCCCAGGACATGGGGAGGCATCCTTCCCCAGGCAGGGTGGGACCAGCTGTCTGCCCCATCCGAGGGCTGAGATCTCAGGCTGCTCGAAGACCCCGAAGGGGTATAGGGACAACATCTTCCTCAAGGGTTCCTCGCTCTGGTGCCCTCATGCCTGCAACACGCAGCCGGACAAGGTTTATCCACTGCCGGGGTCAGCCCCCTCGGACCCATGTCAGCTCCAAGAGACCCAAACGATCCAGGATCCGTCGATGCCACCCTCGGGTGCCAG GCTGGACCCATGAGAAACGGATGGGGAGCAGTGTCGAGGAGGGGCTCCGGCCTGAGCTAAGTCGGCTGGACCAAGATGCAG ACCTCCTAGAGGAAGAAGAAGCTGCCAGACTACCTGTGACCTCCCTGGAGGGGCTCTTTCTGGAAGGGGACAAGCAGCCCAATTCTGGTCAGGGCCCTTTCTTTTACATCGGAGGCACCAATGGAGCATCGAT AATCAGCAACTACTGTGAGAGCAAGGGCTGGCAACGCACTCAGGACAGTCGCTGTGAGGACTACAAGCTAAAGTGGTGTGAGATCAAGTGCAGGGACAACTACTGCAGCTTCCGGGAAG GCCAGCAGTTGCTGTTCCAGCTCCCCAACAATAAGCTGCTCACTACCAAGATCGGGTTGCTCAGTGCCCTGCGGGAGCATGCACGAACTTTGAGTAAAGCCAGACTGCTGCCCAGTACCCAAGCCAA GGTCCTGAAAATGGAAGAGTTTTTTCCAGAGACCTATCGGCTGGACATCAGGGATGAGAGACAGGCTTTCTTCACTCTATTTGATG AAACCCAGATATGGATCTGCAAGCCCACGGCCTCCAACCAGGGAAAGGGCATCTTTCTGATCAGGAGCCAGGAGGAGGTTGCTGCCCTGCAGGCCAAGACCCAGAGCATTGAGGACGACCCCATCTACCGCAAGATGCCCTTCCGTGCACCTCAGGCGCGGGTGGTGCAGAG ATATGTCCAGAACCCACTGCTGCTAGATGGGAAGAAGTTTGATGTGCGCTCCTACCTGCTCATTGCCTGTGCCATGCCCTACATGGTCTTTTTTGGCCATGGCTATGCCCGCCTCACCCTCAGCCTGTATGACCCTCATTCCAGTGACCTCAGTGGTCACTTGACAAATCAG TTCATGCAGAAGAAGAGTCCTCTGTATATGCTGCTGAAAGAGAGCACTGTGTGGAGCATGGAGCACCTCAACCGATACATCAATGACAAGTTTAGGAAGACCAAGGGCCTCCCCAGAGATTGGGTCTTCACCACCTTCACG AAGCGGATGCAGCAGATCATGGcccactgcttcctggctgtcaaGTCCAAGCTGGAGTGCAAGCTGGGTTACTTTGATCTCATTGGCTGTGATTTCCTGATTGATGAGAACTTCAAGGTGCTGTCTTGGGAAGATGAG GTGTGGCTGCTGGAGATGAACTCCAACCCTGCCCTACATACCAACTGTGAAGTCCTGAAGGAGGTGATCCCTGGAGTGGTTATGGAGACCTTGG ATCTAGCTCTTGAGACCTGCCAAAAGAGCTTGCATAGTCAGAAGATGCTGCCCCTGCTGTCACAGCGTCGCTTTGTGCTCCTTTACAATGGCGAGACCACGGACCTGTGGCCGCGCTTGGGGGGCTCACGCTCCCTTGCCCGCCTgcctccgccgccgcctcccCGGCCCACCTGTGAGGTCGCATCCTCTGCGCTGTCCTCAGTACGTGCCGCTGCAGACCGGCCTGGCGCACGCAAGCCGGTGCCTTCCAGGGACGCTCCCTTATGCACCTTCCGCAAATCGCGGCTGCCTGACTCCAGCGGAGGATCCGGAGCGGAGtctgagccctctctctgttctgggtCCCCAGAAGGCAGCAGGGACGCGGTTGGGGAGCCCTCCCTGGGGCCGCCCGAAGAAGAGCACGAGGAGGAACAGAGGAGCGCTAGCCACCGGGGCTCCTAG
- the Ttll10 gene encoding inactive polyglycylase TTLL10 isoform X15: protein MGSSVEEGLRPELSRLDQDADLLEEEEAARLPVTSLEGLFLEGDKQPNSGQGPFFYIGGTNGASIISNYCESKGWQRTQDSRCEDYKLKWCEIKCRDNYCSFREGQQLLFQLPNNKLLTTKIGLLSALREHARTLSKARLLPSTQAKVLKMEEFFPETYRLDIRDERQAFFTLFDETQIWICKPTASNQGKGIFLIRSQEEVAALQAKTQSIEDDPIYRKMPFRAPQARVVQRYVQNPLLLDGKKFDVRSYLLIACAMPYMVFFGHGYARLTLSLYDPHSSDLSGHLTNQFMQKKSPLYMLLKESTVWSMEHLNRYINDKFRKTKGLPRDWVFTTFTKRMQQIMAHCFLAVKSKLECKLGYFDLIGCDFLIDENFKVLSWEDEVWLLEMNSNPALHTNCEVLKEVIPGVVMETLDLALETCQKSLHSQKMLPLLSQRRFVLLYNGETTDLWPRLGGSRSLARLPPPPPPRPTCEVASSALSSVRAAADRPGARKPVPSRDAPLCTFRKSRLPDSSGGSGAESEPSLCSGSPEGSRDAVGEPSLGPPEEEHEEEQRSASHRGS, encoded by the exons ATGGGGAGCAGTGTCGAGGAGGGGCTCCGGCCTGAGCTAAGTCGGCTGGACCAAGATGCAG ACCTCCTAGAGGAAGAAGAAGCTGCCAGACTACCTGTGACCTCCCTGGAGGGGCTCTTTCTGGAAGGGGACAAGCAGCCCAATTCTGGTCAGGGCCCTTTCTTTTACATCGGAGGCACCAATGGAGCATCGAT AATCAGCAACTACTGTGAGAGCAAGGGCTGGCAACGCACTCAGGACAGTCGCTGTGAGGACTACAAGCTAAAGTGGTGTGAGATCAAGTGCAGGGACAACTACTGCAGCTTCCGGGAAG GCCAGCAGTTGCTGTTCCAGCTCCCCAACAATAAGCTGCTCACTACCAAGATCGGGTTGCTCAGTGCCCTGCGGGAGCATGCACGAACTTTGAGTAAAGCCAGACTGCTGCCCAGTACCCAAGCCAA GGTCCTGAAAATGGAAGAGTTTTTTCCAGAGACCTATCGGCTGGACATCAGGGATGAGAGACAGGCTTTCTTCACTCTATTTGATG AAACCCAGATATGGATCTGCAAGCCCACGGCCTCCAACCAGGGAAAGGGCATCTTTCTGATCAGGAGCCAGGAGGAGGTTGCTGCCCTGCAGGCCAAGACCCAGAGCATTGAGGACGACCCCATCTACCGCAAGATGCCCTTCCGTGCACCTCAGGCGCGGGTGGTGCAGAG ATATGTCCAGAACCCACTGCTGCTAGATGGGAAGAAGTTTGATGTGCGCTCCTACCTGCTCATTGCCTGTGCCATGCCCTACATGGTCTTTTTTGGCCATGGCTATGCCCGCCTCACCCTCAGCCTGTATGACCCTCATTCCAGTGACCTCAGTGGTCACTTGACAAATCAG TTCATGCAGAAGAAGAGTCCTCTGTATATGCTGCTGAAAGAGAGCACTGTGTGGAGCATGGAGCACCTCAACCGATACATCAATGACAAGTTTAGGAAGACCAAGGGCCTCCCCAGAGATTGGGTCTTCACCACCTTCACG AAGCGGATGCAGCAGATCATGGcccactgcttcctggctgtcaaGTCCAAGCTGGAGTGCAAGCTGGGTTACTTTGATCTCATTGGCTGTGATTTCCTGATTGATGAGAACTTCAAGGTGCTGTCTTGGGAAGATGAG GTGTGGCTGCTGGAGATGAACTCCAACCCTGCCCTACATACCAACTGTGAAGTCCTGAAGGAGGTGATCCCTGGAGTGGTTATGGAGACCTTGG ATCTAGCTCTTGAGACCTGCCAAAAGAGCTTGCATAGTCAGAAGATGCTGCCCCTGCTGTCACAGCGTCGCTTTGTGCTCCTTTACAATGGCGAGACCACGGACCTGTGGCCGCGCTTGGGGGGCTCACGCTCCCTTGCCCGCCTgcctccgccgccgcctcccCGGCCCACCTGTGAGGTCGCATCCTCTGCGCTGTCCTCAGTACGTGCCGCTGCAGACCGGCCTGGCGCACGCAAGCCGGTGCCTTCCAGGGACGCTCCCTTATGCACCTTCCGCAAATCGCGGCTGCCTGACTCCAGCGGAGGATCCGGAGCGGAGtctgagccctctctctgttctgggtCCCCAGAAGGCAGCAGGGACGCGGTTGGGGAGCCCTCCCTGGGGCCGCCCGAAGAAGAGCACGAGGAGGAACAGAGGAGCGCTAGCCACCGGGGCTCCTAG
- the Ttll10 gene encoding inactive polyglycylase TTLL10 isoform X16, with protein sequence MGSSVEEGLRPELSRLDQDADLLEEEEAARLPVTSLEGLFLEGDKQPNSGQGPFFYIGGTNGASIISNYCESKGWQRTQDSRCEDYKLKWCEIKCRDNYCSFREGQQLLFQLPNNKLLTTKIGLLSALREHARTLSKARLLPSTQAKVLKMEEFFPETYRLDIRDERQAFFTLFDETQIWICKPTASNQGKGIFLIRSQEEVAALQAKTQSIEDDPIYRKMPFRAPQARVVQRYVQNPLLLDGKKFDVRSYLLIACAMPYMVFFGHGYARLTLSLYDPHSSDLSGHLTNQFMQKKSPLYMLLKESTVWSMEHLNRYINDKFRKTKGLPRDWVFTTFTKRMQQIMAHCFLAVKSKLECKLGYFDLIGCDFLIDENFKVWLLEMNSNPALHTNCEVLKEVIPGVVMETLDLALETCQKSLHSQKMLPLLSQRRFVLLYNGETTDLWPRLGGSRSLARLPPPPPPRPTCEVASSALSSVRAAADRPGARKPVPSRDAPLCTFRKSRLPDSSGGSGAESEPSLCSGSPEGSRDAVGEPSLGPPEEEHEEEQRSASHRGS encoded by the exons ATGGGGAGCAGTGTCGAGGAGGGGCTCCGGCCTGAGCTAAGTCGGCTGGACCAAGATGCAG ACCTCCTAGAGGAAGAAGAAGCTGCCAGACTACCTGTGACCTCCCTGGAGGGGCTCTTTCTGGAAGGGGACAAGCAGCCCAATTCTGGTCAGGGCCCTTTCTTTTACATCGGAGGCACCAATGGAGCATCGAT AATCAGCAACTACTGTGAGAGCAAGGGCTGGCAACGCACTCAGGACAGTCGCTGTGAGGACTACAAGCTAAAGTGGTGTGAGATCAAGTGCAGGGACAACTACTGCAGCTTCCGGGAAG GCCAGCAGTTGCTGTTCCAGCTCCCCAACAATAAGCTGCTCACTACCAAGATCGGGTTGCTCAGTGCCCTGCGGGAGCATGCACGAACTTTGAGTAAAGCCAGACTGCTGCCCAGTACCCAAGCCAA GGTCCTGAAAATGGAAGAGTTTTTTCCAGAGACCTATCGGCTGGACATCAGGGATGAGAGACAGGCTTTCTTCACTCTATTTGATG AAACCCAGATATGGATCTGCAAGCCCACGGCCTCCAACCAGGGAAAGGGCATCTTTCTGATCAGGAGCCAGGAGGAGGTTGCTGCCCTGCAGGCCAAGACCCAGAGCATTGAGGACGACCCCATCTACCGCAAGATGCCCTTCCGTGCACCTCAGGCGCGGGTGGTGCAGAG ATATGTCCAGAACCCACTGCTGCTAGATGGGAAGAAGTTTGATGTGCGCTCCTACCTGCTCATTGCCTGTGCCATGCCCTACATGGTCTTTTTTGGCCATGGCTATGCCCGCCTCACCCTCAGCCTGTATGACCCTCATTCCAGTGACCTCAGTGGTCACTTGACAAATCAG TTCATGCAGAAGAAGAGTCCTCTGTATATGCTGCTGAAAGAGAGCACTGTGTGGAGCATGGAGCACCTCAACCGATACATCAATGACAAGTTTAGGAAGACCAAGGGCCTCCCCAGAGATTGGGTCTTCACCACCTTCACG AAGCGGATGCAGCAGATCATGGcccactgcttcctggctgtcaaGTCCAAGCTGGAGTGCAAGCTGGGTTACTTTGATCTCATTGGCTGTGATTTCCTGATTGATGAGAACTTCAAG GTGTGGCTGCTGGAGATGAACTCCAACCCTGCCCTACATACCAACTGTGAAGTCCTGAAGGAGGTGATCCCTGGAGTGGTTATGGAGACCTTGG ATCTAGCTCTTGAGACCTGCCAAAAGAGCTTGCATAGTCAGAAGATGCTGCCCCTGCTGTCACAGCGTCGCTTTGTGCTCCTTTACAATGGCGAGACCACGGACCTGTGGCCGCGCTTGGGGGGCTCACGCTCCCTTGCCCGCCTgcctccgccgccgcctcccCGGCCCACCTGTGAGGTCGCATCCTCTGCGCTGTCCTCAGTACGTGCCGCTGCAGACCGGCCTGGCGCACGCAAGCCGGTGCCTTCCAGGGACGCTCCCTTATGCACCTTCCGCAAATCGCGGCTGCCTGACTCCAGCGGAGGATCCGGAGCGGAGtctgagccctctctctgttctgggtCCCCAGAAGGCAGCAGGGACGCGGTTGGGGAGCCCTCCCTGGGGCCGCCCGAAGAAGAGCACGAGGAGGAACAGAGGAGCGCTAGCCACCGGGGCTCCTAG